From the uncultured Methanobrevibacter sp. genome, the window TGGTGAATTACAACAAGTTGGAATTCCAGCTAAAATTGATAAAGGTAAAATTGTTGTTTCTAAAGAAACTGTTCTTGTAGAAGCAGGTGAAGAAGTATCTGCTGCTGTTGCAAGTACTTTATCAAGAATGGATATTAATCCTATGGAAGTTGGAATCGATTTAAGAGCAGTATATGAAGATGAATCAATTTATACTTCAGACGTACTCGCAATCGACGAAGAACAAACTTTAGCAGATATCCAAGGTGCATTCAGAAATGCATTCAACTTGTCTGTTAATGCAGCTATTCCTACAGAGGAAACTATTTCCACAATCATTACTCTTGCATACACCAGAGCAATCAATGTTGGTGTTGATGCAGCAATAATGACTTCTGAAACCTCTGAAACAATTATTGGTCTTGCACAAGCTAAAATGTTAGCTTTAGCATCAGAAGTATCTGATACTGAGGGTGCTTTAGATGATGAATTAGCTGATAAACTTTCTAATGTAGCAGTTGCAGCAGCTCCTGTTATTGAAGAAACTGTTGAAGAAGAAGAGGAAGAAGAGGAAGAAGAAGCTGAAGAAGAAGTAGCAGCTGGGTTAGGGGCTCTCTTCGGTTAAAATAATTAATTAAAATTTTTTATTATTTACAAACCTTACAAAATTATTAGATTATAAACTAATGGTGATAACATGGAATATATATATGCGGCAATGATTTTGCACAGTGCAGATAAAGATATTAACGAAGAAAATGTTAAAAGTATTATAGAGGCAGCAGGAATTGAAGCTGATGATGCTAGGATTAAAGCATTAATCGCAGCTTTAGAAGATGTTGACATTGATGAAGCAATGGAAACTACTGCAATGGCAGCAGCTCCTGCAGCAGCAGCTCCAGCAGCAGCTGAAGCAGCTGTAGAAGAAGAGGAAGAAGAGGAAGATGAAGAAGAAGCAGAAGAAGAAGCAGCTGCAGGTTTAGGTGCTTTATTCGGATAGATTTTTCTATCTTTTTCTTTTCTTTTTTTAAACAACTATTTTTATTTATTAAGCTTTATTTTTACTTAGATTTCATTAATTCTAGTTTTTAACAGATTATTTTTTAAAATTTTTCTAAAAATATATTTATTATATTAAAAATAAATATTACATTATAATAAATAGATTTTTTAAAATTGATTGAAATGCTAGAAATATTCAATAAACTTGGTTATAAAAAACAAACATGTAAAACTTGTGGACATGAATTTTACGCACAAGTTGACAGGGATACTTGTGGGGATGCTCCATGTGATGAATATGAATTTATTGGAAACCCTGCAACTGATAAACCTTATACTTTATATGAAATTCAACAAGTTTTCAGAGAATTTTTAGAAAAAGAAGGACATACTCCTATTAAACGTTATCCAATTTTAGCTAAAAGGTGGAGAGATGATGTATTTTTAGTTGGAGCTTCAATATTTTGTTTCCAACCATGGGTAACTTCAGGTATGGTTAAACCACCAGCTAACCCATTAGAAATAGAACAACCTTCAGTTCGTTTAAACGATGTAGATAATGTTGGAAGAACTGGTAGACACATGACTTGTTTTACAATGGGATCTCATACGGTAATAAATACTGAGGATAATTTTGTTTATTGGGAAGATGAGACAATAAGACTTTGCCATGAATTCTTTAAATATATAGGAATTAATACCGAAGAAATATGCTTCATTAAATCTTGGTGGAGTGGTGGAGGTAATGAAGGACCTTGTTATGAAGTTTGTGTTCGTGGTGTGGAATTAGCTACTTTAGTTTTCATCCAATATAAAACATTAGACGATGGTGAAAAAGAAGAAATCCCAATTAAAGTTGTAGATACTGGTTATGGTTTGGAAAGAATTGCTTGGATTTCTCAAGGAACTCCTACTGCTTACGATGCATGTTTCGCTCCAGTAGTTGATAAATTAAAAGATTTAACTAATGTTAAAGTCAACACTGATATTTTGGCACGTAATGCTCAAATAGCTGGTATGATGGATATTGAAGATATTGGTGATATTAAAGAACTTCGTCAACAGGTAGCTAATAGTTTAGGCATTACTTTAGATGAACTTTTAGAATCTGCAGAACCGATGGAAGCAATTTATATTATTGCTGATCATACTCGTTGTCTTGCTTTCATGTTAGCTGATGGTATTATTCCTTCAAATGTAAAAGAAGGTTACTTAGCTCGTTTAGTTTTAAGAAGAACTATTCGTTTTATGAAAGAATTAAACATGACAGAATCCTTGGAGGATGTTATGGGAATTCAGCTTAAATTTTTAACTAAATTCTATCCTGAAATTGAAGATTCTAAAGAACATATTATGAACATCATATCTCTTGAAGAGGAAAGATATCAATCTACTATTAAAAAAGGAACTAGTATTGTTAAACGATCCATTAAAAGACTTAAAAAAGAAGGTGAAACTGA encodes:
- a CDS encoding 50S ribosomal protein L10 encodes the protein MAHVAEWKKEEVNELKDLIDKYDVIGIVDLLNIPAKQLQEMRKSLHNKAVIRMSKKNLIDLALEDCNANKNNIVDLSEHMEGQVAVIATEMNPFKLYKILEDSKTSAPAKPGSIATDDIIIPEGDTGFEPGPFLGELQQVGIPAKIDKGKIVVSKETVLVEAGEEVSAAVASTLSRMDINPMEVGIDLRAVYEDESIYTSDVLAIDEEQTLADIQGAFRNAFNLSVNAAIPTEETISTIITLAYTRAINVGVDAAIMTSETSETIIGLAQAKMLALASEVSDTEGALDDELADKLSNVAVAAAPVIEETVEEEEEEEEEEAEEEVAAGLGALFG
- the rpl12p gene encoding 50S ribosomal protein P1, whose amino-acid sequence is MEYIYAAMILHSADKDINEENVKSIIEAAGIEADDARIKALIAALEDVDIDEAMETTAMAAAPAAAAPAAAEAAVEEEEEEEDEEEAEEEAAAGLGALFG